A window of the Plasmodium vivax chromosome 12, whole genome shotgun sequence genome harbors these coding sequences:
- a CDS encoding hypothetical protein, conserved (encoded by transcript PVX_117525A), with amino-acid sequence MPCMPPLRAPQTPTTQNNMHEDLKELSNYKYEEESDDNSRTSNSEDDDEIEEEIDIYLNNINENNLNSINTYLIQYPLRPKYRPYNYTNNIQKIYACKNYSKLKQIKSKCNTNEETYIFEYKLHEYMKEEDSHDSITIYRDSENERNVSRLISTSVLCEYITNCVCLFQYNEIKKKKEIYMVPLKHIYQFKPCHDTIKLGTDVEGESKPSEQPAQANSAKESAEQGEGKKYPSETNQPATTADHQWTSIVNIYEPDSLEAHEMLELFTNVSNKRDILSCRDDAGGSSTVNDNPASGNPASGNSASGNSASGNSLGESPNGEAPQIRFHNDGQLYLNHMCKNAKEDNTSHLPSDGNVKDRKAKDSSRHGSSAMQRNEEDVSNSLNMLYFFSLNLDEQILKIMRLKNVQKFGEIQKIIKKNIDQEILLNTVQKYCVNVLGLWIIKSKYLYKFLKGKEPKGEGEKKDKQGENFSYVDYKIRVRDLLLVIIFKQVEPILLKHVYDIRVGKKGPNDARRGGENDKRSDGDSNNHPSRNADPDGDSKKINSSTSILMENFEKATNLPNNALSEMFLPLCEYKYTGYFFKHKMDEEFVNNHTQLCLSINEKWKKKMVKIAKIIQTYKNSKIIINDYKLDIRTLEKNITDVLHNNCIHFDDIYNRIRKDAKNTSIDLPLFMKALNNIALQINNIWFLRIENQSEFNKCRNAVINIFQTNHNSVFSKNEIVKHVEMFIQSSLTIPDIYFRNILKEFCVQRNGVYLFKGNDQLREGEAARCA; translated from the coding sequence ATGCCCTGCATGCCCCCCCTGAGAGCGCCGCAAACTCCCACCACGCAGAACAACATGCACGAAGACCTAAAGGAACTGAGCAACTACAAATATGAAGAAGAGTCCGATGACAACTCGAGGACCTCCAACTCGGAAGACGACGACgaaattgaagaagaaattgaCATTTACCTGAACAACATTAACGAAAATAACCTGAACAGTATTAACACGTATCTTATTCAGTACCCCCTGAGGCCAAAGTACAGGCCATATAACTACACAAACAACATCCAAAAGATATATGCTTGTAAAAACTATAGCAAAttgaagcaaataaaaagtaaatgcAACACAAATGAAGAGACGTACATTTTCGAGTACAAACTGCACGAATATATGAAGGAGGAGGATTCGCACGACTCCATTACCATCTATAGGGACTcagaaaatgaaaggaatGTAAGCAGACTAATCAGCACCAGTGTTCTATGCGAATATATAACCAACTGCGTCTGCCTATTTCAATATAACGaaattaagaagaagaaagaaatttacATGGTCCCTTTGAAGCACATCTACCAGTTTAAGCCCTGTCATGATACCATCAAATTGGGTACGGATGTAGAAGGGGAGAGTAAACCCAGTGAACAACCTGCCCAGGCAAACAGTGCAAAAGAAAGTGCCGAACAGGGGGAGGGTAAGAAGTACCCAAGTGAAACCAACCAACCGGCTACTACAGCAGACCATCAATGGACCAgcattgtaaatatttatgaacCGGATTCGCTAGAGGCTCACGAAATGCTGGAGCTCTTCACCAATGTCAGCAACAAAAGGGACATTCTCAGTTGCAGGGATGACGCGGGGGGGAGTAGCACCGTCAATGATAACCCCGCCAGTGGTAACCCCGCCAGTGGTAACTCCGCCAGTGGTAACTCCGCCAGTGGTAACTCCTTGGGGGAGAGCCCCAATGGGGAAGCCCCCCAAATAAGGTTCCACAACGATGGACAGCTGTACCTAAATCATATGTGCAAAAACGCCAAGGAGGATAACACGAGTCATTTGCCTTCAGATGGAAATGTAAAGGACCGCAAGGCGAAGGACAGCAGCAGACACGGTAGCAGCGCTATGCAGAGAAACGAGGAAGACGTGAGCAACAGTCTCAATATGCTCTATTTCTTTTCGCTAAATCTGGATgagcaaattttaaaaataatgaggctgaaaaatgttcaaaaatttggagaaattcaaaaaatcataaaaaaaaatatcgacCAGGAAATTTTGCTCAACACGGTGCAGAAATACTGCGTGAATGTCCTGGGCCTGTGGATCATCAAGTCGAAGTActtgtataaatttttgaaagGAAAGGAGCCGAAAGGGGAGGGTGAAAAGAAAGATAAACAGGGGGAAAATTTCTCCTACGTGGATTACAAAATAAGAGTTCGCGATTTATTACTGGTGATTATATTTAAGCAGGTAGAGCCCATTTTGCTGAAGCATGTGTATGACATACGGGTTGGGAAAAAGGGTCCCAACGATGCGaggaggggaggggaaaacgaTAAGCGCAGCGATGGGGATAGTAATAACCACCCTAGCAGAAATGCAGACCCCGATGGAGATTCCAAAAAAATCAACTCCTCAACGTCCATCCTGATGGAAAACTTCGAAAAGGCCACCAACCTACCCAATAATGCCCTCTCAGAGATGTTCCTCCCTCTGTGCGAATATAAATACACAGGGTACTTTTTCaagcacaaaatggacgaaGAATTTGTGAATAACCATACCCAGTTGTGTCTCTCCATTAAtgaaaagtggaaaaaaaaaatggtgaaaattgcgaaaattattcaaacgtataaaaatagtaaaatcATAATTAACGACTACAAATTGGACATTAGgactttggaaaaaaacattacaGACGTGCTGCACAATAATTGCATTCATTttgatgatatatataataggaTAAGGAAGGATGCCAAAAATACGAGCATTGATTTGCCCTTATTTATGAAAGCGTTAAATAACATCGCCCTGCAAATTAACAATATTTGGTTTTTGCGCATAGAAAACCAGAGCGAGTTCAACAAGTGCAGGAATGctgttattaatattttccaaaCGAACCATAATTctgttttttcaaaaaatgaaattgtgAAGCATGTGGAAATGTTCATCCAATCCTCCTTAACCATTCCtgatatttattttaggAACATCTTAAAGGAGTTCTGCGTTCAGAGGAATGGAGTGTATTTGTTTAAGGGCAACGACCAGCTGCGTGAGGGCGAGGCGGCTCGTTGCGCCTGA
- a CDS encoding hypothetical protein, conserved (encoded by transcript PVX_117530A): protein MLTTYNIIWKKEEGEGAKNEKRCKALSEPPAGNAHSDNPSPLSEFDQLVNDVEDLLEEQQINETEKLYKESKSPNEKFNKKNKLSITDLSAQLWCEQQLELVLTTGKRRETEAMRLGIERHEVLEKADHLIIDVEVNTREESLGYRLLNTITLLGQLYECKKAREVWVFGVIRGYVLRGIIDELRIEYDNVSRREYLIISDTKTRKEKKEPSLAQKRTSAIQVQTYCLLLQHLRNGKADFKKLFEIYECDPKFEFTATDLIKYKNLENLSSVVNCLFLRLPKIKEEMEIVYEHQGVEFSRNHIPYFYHSTLYTINILLDYWDGKRSCDVVENSDKWKCRFCDFVRNCVRCPLDA from the coding sequence ATGCTGACGACGTATAACATCATCtggaagaaggaggagggcgAAGGCGCGAAGAACGAAAAGCGGTGCAAAGCGCTGAGCGAGCCGCCAGCAGGAAACGCGCACAGTGACAACCCCTCGCCCCTCTCCGAATTTGACCAACTGGTGAACGACGTGGAGGACCTGCTAGAAGAGCAGCAAATTAACGAAACGGAAAAGCTATACAAGGAATCAAAATCCCCCAATGAAAAgttcaacaaaaaaaataagttaagTATCACCGATTTATCAGCCCAGTTATGGTGCGAGCAGCAACTGGAGTTAGTTTTAACAACggggaaaaggagagaaacgGAAGCAATGCGATTAGGGATAGAAAGACATGAAGTGTTGGAAAAAGCAGATCACCTGATTATTGATGTGGAAGTGAACACAAGAGAAGAGTCGTTAGGATACCGTCTCCTCAACACAATTACGCTGTTAGGACAATTGTACGAATGTAAGAAGGCAAGAGAAGTGTGGGTTTTTGGGGTCATTAGAGGCTACGTATTGAGAGGCATCATTGACGAGCTAAGAATTGAATATGATAACGTTTCCAGGAGGGAATATTTAATCATTTCTGATACGAAGacgaggaaggaaaaaaaggaaccaagTCTTGCTCAGAAGAGGACGTCCGCTATACAAGTGCAAACGTATTGCCTACTGCTACAGCATTTGAGGAATGGCAAGGCGGATTTTAAGAAGCTGTTTGAAATATACGAATGCGATCCCAAGTTTGAATTTACCGCAACAgatttgataaaatataaaaatttggaaaacttATCCAGCGTAGTTAATTGCCTCTTTCTGAGACTTCCAAAGATTaaagaagaaatggaaaTCGTGTACGAGCACCAAGGGGTTGAATTCTCTCGAAATCACATCCCCTATTTTTACCACTCCACTTTGTATACGATTAACATTCTGCTGGACTACTGGGATGGCAAGCGCTCCTGCGACGTGGTGGAAAACTCGGACAAGTGGAAGTGCAGGTTCTGCGACTTCGTCCGGAACTGCGTCAGGTGCCCCCTGGACGCCTAG
- a CDS encoding hypothetical protein, conserved (encoded by transcript PVX_117535A), translating to MDEEILSKYATKSSINTIPYSNFFIAQKRKMLEEEYARGDNLGHVNKRAKVSLYENFESLKKQRLSENDVCIDHFKDMDKYISQVKELRSIYNFLFSDHLTNEHDILHVSRKFCSIQCNDIIDRNICFESSTERCTNGLYSYAKSGVNASSDALIRKKGVGEMEAHVVPVGEKSADWGRGSGAVNPQSGKNMHLISGDNSVNNYHIAGEEQLGGPPRGSSRIPAFGKRILNSVSNQILYIDDLSTYDILLLVSLVTQLQNEQKENEKEEKNLEVLANIDEFQVNAHSLKEIFRSYFKEKTFQCFTCGLRFSSSLEKLNHLENHYQKNKYYTNVGAEKPGTNRNRKKIIFLDHMSMSIEFFICKEYSIFEDVYENVVTKNCNSFNYNAKWEADRKTVHVEGKYEVRDYQVRNYEEGKYELRNYEGVSDSARLKSARRENHEANFASRVIDLTDEGEPGDVENAPGEYTGEYTSDKRAPGGDPNWGAHARKANNPAQRKREPPPETLAFYISSGGPELKEVEDAPFDKSVQDVFHFGTKSNEMDNFFWAKRNDAQNGKNEKKKKKLRNVEDDDNGSSSDSDNNGGGSGNGSGNRNSGGGNDGEINFFDFIYGNQNTYDVNLSNYYTVTEDNNVHISYIDGEVMFKNILQCLEIKDISSYVFPSWIPRRSIQNFLVRPVTEMYGQQVTSSNSFANIAAAKGMGNLFMNTYAQEDAACGNKLAVQSNVWNLCTRGEFYLAKQLVPINVFFSLSKGGEMAKRGEATKRGEITKRGEITARGETAKRGEPPTEAANWGAPLQEVGKRVSDEWGEEPSEGKSNRINRPSNEIDTSKGAMEGGKLQRLGNVDYSTDDLAEETIMRSFLHIFDEKYFQRTSVFKETFLFYLRSNYFEMSHHLSDDANFNNIEERLYSYIQNNYTQKMAILDTNNYQANECFLCKEKFLFDYSYEYNDFYYTDAVAVDLNNLLEDEEDQAHTYSFNFSANMIDQLSDRCIYNDPSYDILDNGIGEAEMLFQKMQNGDAHVCSGVSQSEEEKNDTATATATAAATAAATDGQLGERHKAAHSSVRMNDLLENVKKIIGENCVLKRTVIESALKHNCQMKNMKGKKKKKKDDHMQHYNNLFKNFCIPHETVSILHDIQKENKNRSSVNVNDVSQFDINHEYANDEIDDFVNYFENVTQQVTNSLFENIYKRNKMDKHIFTHMTNCYINDDNEKKDTFTNIYFPSKNYLHTNFTYFHHQCFKNYVHYFIFPYYFLTKLDHHLFKKIVISAVRQFFKAYHRICKFGTSEVKHVGGTRPSARRRPTRKAGQLQVRRHF from the coding sequence atggacgaaGAAATACTAAGCAAGTACGCCACGAAGAGCAGCATAAACACCATCCCGTATAGCAACTTCTTCATCGcgcaaaagagaaaaatgctGGAGGAAGAATACGCCAGGGGGGACAACCTTGGCCATGTGAACAAGCGAGCCAAAGTATCACTATATGAAAATTTCGAATCgctaaaaaaacaaaggttAAGTGAAAATGACGTCTGCATAGACCACTTTAAAGATATGGACAAGTACATCAGTCAAGTAAAGGAGTTAAGAAGCATTTACAACTTCCTCTTCAGCGACCATTTAACAAACGAACATGACATTTTGCACGTGAGCAGAAAATTTTGCAGCATACAGTGCAATGACATCATCGATAGGAACATCTGTTTTGAGAGTTCTACGGAGAGGTGTACCAACGGGTTATACAGTTATGCCAAGAGTGGAGTGAATGCCAGTAGCGATGCACTTATAAGGAAGAAGGGGGTGGGTGAAATGGAGGCGCATGTAGTCCCCGTGGGGGAGAAGAGTGCAGACTGGGGAAGAGGCAGCGGGGCGGTGAACCCtcaaagtgggaaaaatatGCACCTCATTAGCGGTGATAACAGCGTTAATAATTACCACATAGCGGGTGAGGAACAGTTAGGAGGCCCCCCTCGAGGGAGCAGTAGAATCCCCGCCTTCGGAAAAAGAATACTTAATAGCGTCTCCAACCAAATACTCTACATCGATGACCTGTCCACGTACGACATCCTGCTGCTAGTGTCCCTCGTCACGCAGttacaaaatgaacagaaggaaaatgaaaaggaagaaaaaaatttagaagtaCTAGCCAACATTGACGAATTTCAAGTGAATGCACATTCGCTAAAGGAAATCTTTAGGAGCtactttaaagaaaaaacttttcaGTGTTTTACGTGCGGCCTACGATTCAGCTCGAGCTTAGAGAAGCTAAACCATTTGGAAAATcattaccaaaaaaataagtactACACAAATGTCGGGGCAGAAAAACCAGGTACCAATAGGAACAGaaagaaaatcatttttcTAGATCATATGAGTATGTCCATTGAGTTTTTCATCTGTAAGGAGTATTCCATTTTTGAGGATGTGTATGAAAATGTGGTTACCAAAAATTGTAATTCCTTTAATTATAATGCCAAGTGGGAGGCCGACCGGAAGACCGTCCATGTGGAGGGGAAGTACGAAGTGAGGGACTACCAAGTGAGGAACTACGAAGAGGGGAAGTACGAACTGAGGAACTACGAAGGTGTGAGTGATTCGGCCCGTTTGAAGAGCGCCAGGAGGGAGAACCACGAGGCGAATTTCGCATCGCGTGTAATCGATTTGACAGACGAGGGGGAGCCTGGTGATGTGGAAAATGCCCCTGGTGAGTATACTGGTGAGTATACCTCTGATAAGCGTGCCCCGGGGGGGGATCCCAACTGGGGGGCCCATGCGAGGAAGGCAAACAACCCTGCGCAGAGGAAAAGAGAACCCCCCCCTGAAACGTTGGCCTTTTACATATCCTCGGGGGGGCCCGAACTGAAGGAAGTAGAAGACGCCCCCTTCGACAAAAGCGTACAGGACGTATTCCATTTTGGAACAAAGTCCAACGAAATGGATAATTTCTTTTGGGCAAAGCGGAACGACGCgcagaatggaaaaaatgagaagaagaaaaaaaaattgcgtaaTGTGGAAGATGACGATAATGGCTCTTCCTCGGACAGTGACAACAACgggggtggaagcggaaACGGAAGCGGCAACAGGAACAGCGGCGGCGGAAACGACGGGGAGATTAACTTCTTTGATTTTATCTATGGAAACCAAAACACGTACGATGTGAACCTGTCCAATTATTACACCGTGACTGAGGATAACAACGTGCACATAAGCTACATCGATGGGGAAgttatgtttaaaaatatcctGCAGTGTTTAGAGATCAAAGATATCAGCAGTTACGTTTTCCCCTCCTGGATCCCTCGGAGGAGCATACAGAATTTTTTAGTCAGACCGGTTACGGAAATGTATGGGCAGCAAGTCACCAGTAGTAATTCTTTTGCCAATATTGCGGCCGCCAAAGGGATGGGCAACCTTTTTATGAACACGTACGCCCAGGAGGATGCCGCGTGTGGAAATAAACTTGCCGTGCAGAGTAACGTCTGGAATTTGTGCACACGTGGGGAGTTCTACCTAGCCAAGCAGCTGGTCCCCAtcaacgtttttttttccctctccaaGGGGGGTGAAATGGCGAAGCGGGGTGAAGCTACGAAGCGGGGTGAAATTACGAAGCGGGGTGAAATTACCGCGCGAGGCGAAACTGCGAAACGGGGAGAGCCCCCAACGGAGGCGGCCAATTGGGGAGCCCCTCTTCAGGAAGTGGGCAAAAGGGTCAGCGACGAATGGGGAGAAGAGCCCTCGGAGGGAAAGTCCAACCGGATAAACCGACCCAGTAATGAAATCGACACTTCCAAAGGCGCCATGGAGGGAGGGAAACTGCAAAGATTGGGCAACGTAGACTACTCTACGGACGATCTGGCGGAGGAGACGATAATGCGCTCCTTCCTGCACATCTTCGACGAGAAGTACTTCCAACGAACGAGCGTCTTCAAGGAGACGTTTCTCTTCTACCTGAGGAGCAACTATTTCGAAATGAGCCATCACCTCAGCGACGATGCaaattttaacaatataGAAGAGAGGCTATATAgttatatacaaaataattatacacaGAAAATGGCTATACTGGACACGAATAATTACCAAGCGAATGAGTGTTTCCtctgtaaagagaaatttCTGTTCGATTATTCTTATGAGTACAATGACTTTTACTACACTGATGCTGTGGCCGTGGATTTGAATAACCTGCTcgaggatgaggaggaccAGGCGCACACATacagttttaattttagtgCCAACATGATTGACCAACTGAGCGACAGGTGCATTTATAACGATCCCAGTTACGACATTTTGGACAACGGAATTGGGGAAGCGGAAATGTTGTTccagaaaatgcaaaatggagacgCACACGTTTGCAGTGGAGTGAGCCAatcggaggaggaaaaaaatgacactGCTACGGCAactgctactgctgctgccACTGCTGCTGCGACTGATGGTCAGCTTGGCGAAAGGCACAAAGCGGCCCACAGCTCAGTACGCATGAATGACCTGCtcgaaaatgtaaaaaaaataattggtGAAAATTGTGTCCTGAAAAGAACCGTGATCGAGTCGGCTTTAAAACATAACTgccaaatgaaaaatatgaaggggaaaaaaaaaaaaaaaaaagatgaccACATGCAGCAttacaataatttatttaaaaatttttgcattcCGCATGAAACAGTGAGCATTCTCCATGACATacagaaggaaaataaaaacaggaGCAGCGTCAACGTTAATGATGTCTCCCAATTTGATATTAATCATGAATATGCAAATGACGAAATTGACGATTTTGTGAATTATTTCGAAAATGTCACGCAGCAAGTGACCAATTCGCTGTTTGAAAATATCtacaaaaggaacaaaatggataaacatattttcacCCACATGACAAATTGCTACATAAATGAcgataatgaaaaaaaggacactTTTACGAATATCTATTTTCCCtccaaaaattatttgcacACAAACTTCACTTATTTTCACCATcagtgttttaaaaattatgtgcattattttattttcccgtACTACTTCTTAACCAAATTGGATCATcacctttttaagaaaattgtCATATCTGCTGTGAGGCAGTTTTTCAAGGCGTACCATCGCATTTGTAAGTTTGGCACGTCTGAGGTGAAGCATGTAGGGGGCACCCGTCCTTCTGCAAGGAGAAGGCCGACTCGTAAGGCGGGCCAGCTCCAGGTGAGGAGGCACTTTTAG